A genomic region of Canis aureus isolate CA01 chromosome 16, VMU_Caureus_v.1.0, whole genome shotgun sequence contains the following coding sequences:
- the WNK4 gene encoding serine/threonine-protein kinase WNK4 isoform X4 produces MFPLPVPALSLHHPPPNRFAHSCCGRARCRLAPGPPRNAPAGGCARRRGRGGPAAGGGAAEAASSPAARLAALRRRPFLMLAPPTSETAVPMSQAEADLGLRPPPPLAAAAAAAGPPRLGPPPRRARRFSGKAEPRPRSSRLSRRSSVDLGLLSLWSQPASPVPDPPDPPDSAGAGPARSPPPSRPEPPEGTWTGGAPVKAADSTRPELPGSTGDPGGRDPQTVPEAAARERQREQEEKEDTETQAVATSPDGRYLKFDIEIGRGSFKTVYRGLDTDTTVEVAWCELQTRKLSRTERQRFSEEVEMLKGLQHPNIVRFYDSWKSVLRGQVCIVLVTELMTSGTLKTYLRRFREMKPRVLQRWSRQILRGLHFLHSRVPPILHRDLKCDNVFITGPSGSVKIGDLGLATLKRASFAKSVIGTPEFMAPEMYEEKYDEAVDVYAFGMCMLEMATSEYPYSECQNAAQIYRKVTSGTKPNSFYKVKMPEVKEIIEGCIRTDKNERFTIQDLLAHAFFREERGVHVELAEEDDGEKPGLKLWLRMEDARRGGRPRDNQAIEFLFQLGRDAAEEVAQEMVALGLVCEADYQPVARAVRERVAAIQRKREKLRKARELEALPPAPGPQAATVPMTPGPPSVFPHEPEEPEADQHQPFLFRHASYSSTTSDCETDGYLSSSGFLDASDPAFQPPGGVPSSPAESHLCLPSAFALSIPRSGPGSDFSPGDSYASDAASGLSDVGEGMACMRRPPGRNLRRRPRSRLRVTSVSDQNDRVVECQLQTHNSKMVTFRFDLDGDSPEEIAAAMVYNEFILPSERAGFLSRIREIIQRVETLLKRDTGPVEAAEDPLGPQEEPVPLPALSSPLPDQSCAELQSSTSLEQRSWAAFSTSSSSPGTPLSPGNLFSPGTPETPVSPSPIFPITSSPYPSPSPFSQVSSNLPQHSPNSLLGFSPSAAQFPVPTSHCLQSSILPSPASSPSCSQSALSPPSFLSCPSTSPLPSTTAAPLLSLASAFSLAVMTVAQSLLSPSPGLLSQSPVAPPGPLPSLPLPAPPAASPPTAEMESEAPPNPARPLLGEARLAPISEEGKPQLVGRFQVTSSKEPAEPLPLQPALPTLSSSLKPPTPQLTSESSDTEDSAGSGPEAREALAESDRAAEGLGAGVEEEGDDGKEPRVGGSPPPHSHPSPVWMNYSYSSLCLSSEESESSGEDEEFWAQLQSLRQKHLSEVEALQTLQKKEIEDLYSRLGKQPPPGIVAPAAMLSSRQRRLSKGSFPTSRRNSLQRSEPLGPVNSEQKPCVSPTPGPTMELVHSESADQHNCARRPQY; encoded by the exons ATGTTTCCTCTCCCAGTCCCAGCATTAAGCCTCCACCACCCGCCCCCAAACAGGTTTGCGCACTCTTGTTGCGGGAGGGCACGCTGCCGTCTAGCACCCGGTCCACCTCGGAATGCTCCCGCAGGCGGGTGCGCCCGGAGGCGAGGGAGAGGAGGGCctgcggccgggggcggggctgctgag GCCGCCTCCTCTCCAGCAGCCCGGCTTGCTGCCTTGCGGCGCCGGCCCTTCCTCATGCTGGCACCCCCGACCTCCGAGACTGCAGTCCCCATGTCCCAGGCGGAGGCCGACCTGGGCCTGCGGCCCCCGCCGCctctcgccgccgccgccgccgccgcgggtcCGCCCCGCCTCGGGCCCCCTCCTCGCCGGGCGCGCCGCTTCTCCGGGAAGGCTGAGCCCCGGCCGCGCTCTTCCCGTCTCAGCCGCCGAAGCTCCGTCGACTTGGGACTGCTGAGCTTGTGGTCCCAGCCAGCTTCACCCGTTCCGGATCCCCCTGATCCTCCGGACTCCGCTGGTGCCGGCCCCGCGAGGAGCCCACCGCCTAGCCGTCCAGAGCCCCCCGAGGGCACGTGGACTGGGGGAGCCCCGGTGAAGGCTGCGGACTCCACGCGTCCAGAGCTCCCGGGCTCCACAGGGGACCCCGGGGGCCGGGATCCGCAGACTGTCCCCGAAGCTGCGGCTCGGGAGCGGCAGCGGGagcaggaggaaaaggaggacaCGGAGACCCAGGCAGTGGCAACATCCCCGGATGGCCGATACCTCAAGTTTGACATCGAGATTGGACGTGGCTCGTTCAAGACGGTGTATCGAGGGCTGGACACTGACACCACGGTGGAGGTGGCCTGGTGTGAGCTGCAG ACTCGGAAACTGTCTCGAACCGAGCGGCAGCGATTCTCTGAGGAAGTGGAGATGCTCAAGGGGCTGCAGCACCCCAACATCGTCCGCTTCTACGACTCGTGGAAGTCAGTGCTGAGGGGCCAGGTTTGCATTGTGCTGGTCACCGAACTCATGACCTCCGGCACCCTCAAGAC ATACCTGAGGCGGTTCCGCGAGATGAAGCCACGAGTCCTTCAGCGCTGGAGCCGCCAGATCCTCCGGGGTCTTCATTTCCTACACTCCCGGGTACCCCCCATTCTGCACAGGGATCTCAAGTGCGACAACGTCTTTATTACGGGCCCTTCCGGTTCGGTCAAGATTGGGGACCTGGGCCTGGCCACGCTCAAGCGGGCCTCCTTTGCCAAGAGCGTGATCG GGACCCCTGAGTTCATGGCTCCTGAGATGTACGAGGAAAAGTACGATGAGGCCGTGGACGTGTACGCGTTCGGCATGTGCATGCTGGAGATGGCGACCTCGGAGTACCCTTACTCAGAGTGCCAGAATGCCGCGCAAATCTACCGCAAGGTCACTTCG GGCACAAAGCCAAACAGCTTCTACAAGGTGAAGATGCCGGAGGTGAAGGAGATCATTGAAGGCTGCATCCGCACGGATAAGAACGAGAG ATTCACCATCCAGGACCTGCTGGCTCACGCCTTCTTCCGCGAGGAGCGCGGCGTGCACGTGGAGCTGGCGGAGGAGGACGACGGTGAGAAGCCAGGCCTGAAGCTCTGGCTGCGCATGGAGGACgcgcggcgcggggggcgcccGCGGGACAACCAGGCCATAGAGTTCCTGTTCCAACTGGGCCGGGACGCGGCAGAGGAGGTGGCGCAGGAGATG GTGGCCCTGGGTTTAGTCTGTGAAGCTGATTACCAGCCAGTGGCCCGTGCAGTACGTGAACGAGTTGCTGCTATCCAGCGAAAGCGTGAGAAGCTGCGCAAAGCTAGGGAGTTGGAGGCCCTACCCCCTGCACCAGGACCTCAAGCAGCAACTGTCCCCATGACTCCTGGTCCCCCCAGTGTCTTCCCCCATGAGCCTgaggagccagaggcagaccAGCACCAGCCTTTCCTCTTCCGCCATGCCAGCTACTCATCTACCACCT cgGATTGCGAGACTGATGGCTACCTCAGCTCCTCCGGCTTCCTGGATGCCTCAGACCCTGCCTTTCAGCCCCCTGGGGGGGTGCCATCCAGCCCCGCTGAGTCCCATCTCTGCCTGCCCTCG GCTTTTGCCCTCTCCATCCCACGTTCTGGCCCTGGCAGCGACTTTTCCCCGGGAGACAG cTATGCCTCAGATGCAGCATCAGGCCTTAGTGATGTGGGAGAAGGGATGGCATGCATGAGGAGACCCCCAGGGAGAAATCTCCGGCGCAGACCGAGATCCCGGCTGCGGGTCACTAGT GTCTCAGACCAGAATGACAGAGTGGTTGAGTGCCAGCTACAGACCCACAATAGCAAGATGGTGACCTTCCGATTTGATCTGGATGGGGACAGCCCAGAGGAGATTGCAGCTGCCATg GTATATAACGAGTTCATTCTGCCCTCGGAGCGAGCTGGCTTCCTGAGCCGTATTCGGGAGATTATCCAGCGAGTGGAGACCCTATTGAAGAGAGATACTGGCCCTGTGGAGGCTGCTGAGGACCCCCTGGGCCCCCAG GAGGAGCCAGTACCATTGCCTGCCCTTTCAAGCCCCCTTCCAGACCAATCCTGTG CAGAGCTCCAGAGCAGCACTTCCCTGGAGCAGCGGAGCTGGGCAGCCTTCTCTACCTCCTCATCTTCTCCTGGAACCCCCTTGTCTCCTGGAAACCTGTTTTCCCCTGGAACCCCTGAAACCCCTGTTTCCCCAAGTCCCATCTTCCCCATCACTTCTTCCCCATACCCCAGCCCTTCCCCTTTCTCCCAAGTCTCTTCAAATCTCCCCCAACACTCCCCCAACtctctgcttggattctctcccaGTGCTGCCCAGTTCCCTGTCCCAACCTCTCATTGTCTGCAGAGCTCCATCCTCCCTtcacctgcctcctctcccagTTGTTCCCAGTCGgctctttctcccccttccttcctctcctgcccttccacttctcccctcccctccaccactgcagcccctctcctctctctggctAGTGCCTTCTCGCTGGCTGTAATGACTGTGGCCCAGTCCCTGCTGTCTCCCTCACCTGGGCTCCTGTCCCAGTCCCCTGTGGCCCCTCCTGGTCCCCTACCTAGCCTGCCCCTGCCCGCTCCCCCTGCGGCTTCACCTCCAACAGCTGAGATGGAGAGTGAG GCCCCACCAAATCCTGCTCGGCCGCTCCTGGGTGAAGCCAGACTAGCACCCATCTCTGAAG AGGGAAAGCCACAGCTTGTGGGGCGTTTCCAAGTGACTTCATCCAAGGAACCGGCTGAGCCTCTTCCCCTGCAACCAGCACTCCCAACTCTCTCCAGTTCCCTGAAGCCTCCAACCCCTCAGCTGACCTCAGAGAGCTCAGACACAGAGGATAGTGCTGGAAGTGGgccagaggccagggaggctCTGGCTGAGAGTGACCGTGCAGCTGAAGGCCTAGGGGCTGGAGTTGAGGAGGAAGGGGACGATGGGAAGGAACCCCGAGTGGggggcagccccccaccccacagtcATCCCAGCCCGGTATGGATGAACTACTCCTACAGCAGCCTGTGTCTGAGCAGTGAGGAATccgagagcagtggggaggatgAGGAATTCTGGGCTCAGCTGCAGAGCCTTCGGCAGAA GCACTTGTCAGAGGTGGAGGCACTACAGACACTACagaagaaggaaattgaggacTTGTACAGCCGGCTTGGGAAGCAGCCCCCACCGGGGATAGTGGCCCCAGCTGCGATGCTGTCCAGCCGCCAGCGCCGCCTCTCTAAGGGCAGCTTCCCCACCTCCCGCCGCAACAGCCTGCAGCGCTCCGAGCCCCTGGGCCCGG tGAATTCAGAACAGAAGCCATGCGTCTCCCCCACACCAGGGCCCACCATGGAGCTTGTACACTCAGAATCTGCTGACCAACACAACTGTGCAAGAAGACCCCAGTACTGA
- the WNK4 gene encoding serine/threonine-protein kinase WNK4 isoform X3 produces MFPLPVPALSLHHPPPNRFAHSCCGRARCRLAPGPPRNAPAGGCARRRGRGGPAAGGGAAEAASSPAARLAALRRRPFLMLAPPTSETAVPMSQAEADLGLRPPPPLAAAAAAAGPPRLGPPPRRARRFSGKAEPRPRSSRLSRRSSVDLGLLSLWSQPASPVPDPPDPPDSAGAGPARSPPPSRPEPPEGTWTGGAPVKAADSTRPELPGSTGDPGGRDPQTVPEAAARERQREQEEKEDTETQAVATSPDGRYLKFDIEIGRGSFKTVYRGLDTDTTVEVAWCELQTRKLSRTERQRFSEEVEMLKGLQHPNIVRFYDSWKSVLRGQVCIVLVTELMTSGTLKTYLRRFREMKPRVLQRWSRQILRGLHFLHSRVPPILHRDLKCDNVFITGPSGSVKIGDLGLATLKRASFAKSVIGTPEFMAPEMYEEKYDEAVDVYAFGMCMLEMATSEYPYSECQNAAQIYRKVTSGNAPHFTKTGMQEDMFKGTKPNSFYKVKMPEVKEIIEGCIRTDKNERFTIQDLLAHAFFREERGVHVELAEEDDGEKPGLKLWLRMEDARRGGRPRDNQAIEFLFQLGRDAAEEVAQEMVALGLVCEADYQPVARAVRERVAAIQRKREKLRKARELEALPPAPGPQAATVPMTPGPPSVFPHEPEEPEADQHQPFLFRHASYSSTTSDCETDGYLSSSGFLDASDPAFQPPGGVPSSPAESHLCLPSAFALSIPRSGPGSDFSPGDSYASDAASGLSDVGEGMACMRRPPGRNLRRRPRSRLRVTSVSDQNDRVVECQLQTHNSKMVTFRFDLDGDSPEEIAAAMVYNEFILPSERAGFLSRIREIIQRVETLLKRDTGPVEAAEDPLGPQEEPVPLPALSSPLPDQSCAELQSSTSLEQRSWAAFSTSSSSPGTPLSPGNLFSPGTPETPVSPSPIFPITSSPYPSPSPFSQVSSNLPQHSPNSLLGFSPSAAQFPVPTSHCLQSSILPSPASSPSCSQSALSPPSFLSCPSTSPLPSTTAAPLLSLASAFSLAVMTVAQSLLSPSPGLLSQSPVAPPGPLPSLPLPAPPAASPPTAEMESEAPPNPARPLLGEARLAPISEEGKPQLVGRFQVTSSKEPAEPLPLQPALPTLSSSLKPPTPQLTSESSDTEDSAGSGPEAREALAESDRAAEGLGAGVEEEGDDGKEPRVGGSPPPHSHPSPVWMNYSYSSLCLSSEESESSGEDEEFWAQLQSLRQKHLSEVEALQTLQKKEIEDLYSRLGKQPPPGIVAPAAMLSSRQRRLSKGSFPTSRRNSLQRSEPLGPGIMRRNSLSGSSTGSQEQRASKGVTFAGDVGRM; encoded by the exons ATGTTTCCTCTCCCAGTCCCAGCATTAAGCCTCCACCACCCGCCCCCAAACAGGTTTGCGCACTCTTGTTGCGGGAGGGCACGCTGCCGTCTAGCACCCGGTCCACCTCGGAATGCTCCCGCAGGCGGGTGCGCCCGGAGGCGAGGGAGAGGAGGGCctgcggccgggggcggggctgctgag GCCGCCTCCTCTCCAGCAGCCCGGCTTGCTGCCTTGCGGCGCCGGCCCTTCCTCATGCTGGCACCCCCGACCTCCGAGACTGCAGTCCCCATGTCCCAGGCGGAGGCCGACCTGGGCCTGCGGCCCCCGCCGCctctcgccgccgccgccgccgccgcgggtcCGCCCCGCCTCGGGCCCCCTCCTCGCCGGGCGCGCCGCTTCTCCGGGAAGGCTGAGCCCCGGCCGCGCTCTTCCCGTCTCAGCCGCCGAAGCTCCGTCGACTTGGGACTGCTGAGCTTGTGGTCCCAGCCAGCTTCACCCGTTCCGGATCCCCCTGATCCTCCGGACTCCGCTGGTGCCGGCCCCGCGAGGAGCCCACCGCCTAGCCGTCCAGAGCCCCCCGAGGGCACGTGGACTGGGGGAGCCCCGGTGAAGGCTGCGGACTCCACGCGTCCAGAGCTCCCGGGCTCCACAGGGGACCCCGGGGGCCGGGATCCGCAGACTGTCCCCGAAGCTGCGGCTCGGGAGCGGCAGCGGGagcaggaggaaaaggaggacaCGGAGACCCAGGCAGTGGCAACATCCCCGGATGGCCGATACCTCAAGTTTGACATCGAGATTGGACGTGGCTCGTTCAAGACGGTGTATCGAGGGCTGGACACTGACACCACGGTGGAGGTGGCCTGGTGTGAGCTGCAG ACTCGGAAACTGTCTCGAACCGAGCGGCAGCGATTCTCTGAGGAAGTGGAGATGCTCAAGGGGCTGCAGCACCCCAACATCGTCCGCTTCTACGACTCGTGGAAGTCAGTGCTGAGGGGCCAGGTTTGCATTGTGCTGGTCACCGAACTCATGACCTCCGGCACCCTCAAGAC ATACCTGAGGCGGTTCCGCGAGATGAAGCCACGAGTCCTTCAGCGCTGGAGCCGCCAGATCCTCCGGGGTCTTCATTTCCTACACTCCCGGGTACCCCCCATTCTGCACAGGGATCTCAAGTGCGACAACGTCTTTATTACGGGCCCTTCCGGTTCGGTCAAGATTGGGGACCTGGGCCTGGCCACGCTCAAGCGGGCCTCCTTTGCCAAGAGCGTGATCG GGACCCCTGAGTTCATGGCTCCTGAGATGTACGAGGAAAAGTACGATGAGGCCGTGGACGTGTACGCGTTCGGCATGTGCATGCTGGAGATGGCGACCTCGGAGTACCCTTACTCAGAGTGCCAGAATGCCGCGCAAATCTACCGCAAGGTCACTTCG GGTAATGCCCCGCACTTTACAAAAACTGGCATGCAGGAAGACATGTTCAAG GGCACAAAGCCAAACAGCTTCTACAAGGTGAAGATGCCGGAGGTGAAGGAGATCATTGAAGGCTGCATCCGCACGGATAAGAACGAGAG ATTCACCATCCAGGACCTGCTGGCTCACGCCTTCTTCCGCGAGGAGCGCGGCGTGCACGTGGAGCTGGCGGAGGAGGACGACGGTGAGAAGCCAGGCCTGAAGCTCTGGCTGCGCATGGAGGACgcgcggcgcggggggcgcccGCGGGACAACCAGGCCATAGAGTTCCTGTTCCAACTGGGCCGGGACGCGGCAGAGGAGGTGGCGCAGGAGATG GTGGCCCTGGGTTTAGTCTGTGAAGCTGATTACCAGCCAGTGGCCCGTGCAGTACGTGAACGAGTTGCTGCTATCCAGCGAAAGCGTGAGAAGCTGCGCAAAGCTAGGGAGTTGGAGGCCCTACCCCCTGCACCAGGACCTCAAGCAGCAACTGTCCCCATGACTCCTGGTCCCCCCAGTGTCTTCCCCCATGAGCCTgaggagccagaggcagaccAGCACCAGCCTTTCCTCTTCCGCCATGCCAGCTACTCATCTACCACCT cgGATTGCGAGACTGATGGCTACCTCAGCTCCTCCGGCTTCCTGGATGCCTCAGACCCTGCCTTTCAGCCCCCTGGGGGGGTGCCATCCAGCCCCGCTGAGTCCCATCTCTGCCTGCCCTCG GCTTTTGCCCTCTCCATCCCACGTTCTGGCCCTGGCAGCGACTTTTCCCCGGGAGACAG cTATGCCTCAGATGCAGCATCAGGCCTTAGTGATGTGGGAGAAGGGATGGCATGCATGAGGAGACCCCCAGGGAGAAATCTCCGGCGCAGACCGAGATCCCGGCTGCGGGTCACTAGT GTCTCAGACCAGAATGACAGAGTGGTTGAGTGCCAGCTACAGACCCACAATAGCAAGATGGTGACCTTCCGATTTGATCTGGATGGGGACAGCCCAGAGGAGATTGCAGCTGCCATg GTATATAACGAGTTCATTCTGCCCTCGGAGCGAGCTGGCTTCCTGAGCCGTATTCGGGAGATTATCCAGCGAGTGGAGACCCTATTGAAGAGAGATACTGGCCCTGTGGAGGCTGCTGAGGACCCCCTGGGCCCCCAG GAGGAGCCAGTACCATTGCCTGCCCTTTCAAGCCCCCTTCCAGACCAATCCTGTG CAGAGCTCCAGAGCAGCACTTCCCTGGAGCAGCGGAGCTGGGCAGCCTTCTCTACCTCCTCATCTTCTCCTGGAACCCCCTTGTCTCCTGGAAACCTGTTTTCCCCTGGAACCCCTGAAACCCCTGTTTCCCCAAGTCCCATCTTCCCCATCACTTCTTCCCCATACCCCAGCCCTTCCCCTTTCTCCCAAGTCTCTTCAAATCTCCCCCAACACTCCCCCAACtctctgcttggattctctcccaGTGCTGCCCAGTTCCCTGTCCCAACCTCTCATTGTCTGCAGAGCTCCATCCTCCCTtcacctgcctcctctcccagTTGTTCCCAGTCGgctctttctcccccttccttcctctcctgcccttccacttctcccctcccctccaccactgcagcccctctcctctctctggctAGTGCCTTCTCGCTGGCTGTAATGACTGTGGCCCAGTCCCTGCTGTCTCCCTCACCTGGGCTCCTGTCCCAGTCCCCTGTGGCCCCTCCTGGTCCCCTACCTAGCCTGCCCCTGCCCGCTCCCCCTGCGGCTTCACCTCCAACAGCTGAGATGGAGAGTGAG GCCCCACCAAATCCTGCTCGGCCGCTCCTGGGTGAAGCCAGACTAGCACCCATCTCTGAAG AGGGAAAGCCACAGCTTGTGGGGCGTTTCCAAGTGACTTCATCCAAGGAACCGGCTGAGCCTCTTCCCCTGCAACCAGCACTCCCAACTCTCTCCAGTTCCCTGAAGCCTCCAACCCCTCAGCTGACCTCAGAGAGCTCAGACACAGAGGATAGTGCTGGAAGTGGgccagaggccagggaggctCTGGCTGAGAGTGACCGTGCAGCTGAAGGCCTAGGGGCTGGAGTTGAGGAGGAAGGGGACGATGGGAAGGAACCCCGAGTGGggggcagccccccaccccacagtcATCCCAGCCCGGTATGGATGAACTACTCCTACAGCAGCCTGTGTCTGAGCAGTGAGGAATccgagagcagtggggaggatgAGGAATTCTGGGCTCAGCTGCAGAGCCTTCGGCAGAA GCACTTGTCAGAGGTGGAGGCACTACAGACACTACagaagaaggaaattgaggacTTGTACAGCCGGCTTGGGAAGCAGCCCCCACCGGGGATAGTGGCCCCAGCTGCGATGCTGTCCAGCCGCCAGCGCCGCCTCTCTAAGGGCAGCTTCCCCACCTCCCGCCGCAACAGCCTGCAGCGCTCCGAGCCCCTGGGCCCGG GCATCATGCGAAGGAACTCCCTGAGTGGCAGCAGCACCGGCTCCCAGGAGCAGCGGGCAAGCAAGGGGGTGACATTCGCCGGGGATGTTGGCAGGATG tGA